Part of the Microaerobacter geothermalis genome is shown below.
CTAACACTTCAATCTTCACAATACCACCAAGATTCTGTGACACTAAATCAGACAATTCTTTAAGTGCCATATGAAACTCATCATTTCTTGTTTCATCTATTAATTCGATACAGAGGAATGCATTTTTTGTATTTTCTGTTAACATTGTCCTCTTAGCTTCACGCCAATTCCAGCATCTGCATATTGCACCGGCATCATCTTTATAAACAATTTCACCTTCATATGGTGAAGCATTTTCATCACTTCCCAATGGGATAAACGGTTCGTTACCATTTGCCCGGGTTAGCCGAATATCTCCTACAAAAGTGTCGACATCTTCTCCACCACACGGAAGCCCATAACGTAATGAAATTGAATTATAGATGTCAACAAGCGGGTTTATTGTTCCGATATGATTGCCATTTTTCACTCTTTTTAATAAAGCCTCAATGGAACACCTTGCCCCTTTCTTTGTCTTAAATTTTTGAAAAGCTTCTCGCCAAACGAATATGACTGGATTACTACTGAATTCCTCCAGACTGAGAAATTTATGTGCTTCTT
Proteins encoded:
- a CDS encoding B3/B4 domain-containing protein, which gives rise to MPRFIIEDDFWSLFPHAKIGTVICQGIDNSIRDVEIYEKLLQEAEKEAHKFLSLEEFSSNPVIFVWREAFQKFKTKKGARCSIEALLKRVKNGNHIGTINPLVDIYNSISLRYGLPCGGEDVDTFVGDIRLTRANGNEPFIPLGSDENASPYEGEIVYKDDAGAICRCWNWREAKRTMLTENTKNAFLCIELIDETRNDEFHMALKELSDLVSQNLGGIVKIEVLDINNREITIFG